Proteins encoded in a region of the Anguilla anguilla isolate fAngAng1 chromosome 10, fAngAng1.pri, whole genome shotgun sequence genome:
- the LOC118206257 gene encoding histone H1-like encodes MSSSTPLPPAPKTPKTPKKRSSKPKKTGPSVSDLIMKAVSASKERSGVSLVALKKALAASGYDVVKNNARVKMAIRRLVTKGDLIQTKGTGASGSFKSNKKQVVPKKKKSAKKKKPAAKAKKPATKKRKRAAAATKTTEPKKSPKKAKRKSAGAKKAKSPSKAKKPRARKAKTTKAAKPKVAKRRATRANVAAAQ; translated from the coding sequence ATGTCTTCATCGACTCCACTGCCTCCGGCGCCCAAGACGCCCAAGACGCCCAAGAAGAGGTCCTCCAAGCCCAAAAAGACTGGCCCAAGCGTGTCTGACCTGATCATGAAGGCTGTGTCCGCATCCAAGGAGCGAAGCGGTGTTTCACTTGTTGCCCTAAAGAAGGCACTAGCAGCCAGTGGATACGATGTTGTGAAAAACAACGCGCGTGTCAAAATGGCCATCAGGCGCTTGGTGACCAAAGGGGATCTTATACAGACCAAAGGCACAGGTGCATCGGGCTCTTTCAAATCCAACAAGAAGCAAGTTGtcccaaagaagaagaaatcgGCCAAGAAGAAGAAACCAGCCGCCAAAGCCAAGAAGCCGGCGACCAAAAAGCGCAAGAGGGCGGCTGCAGCAACCAAAACAACTGAACCGAAGAAATCTCCTAAAAAGGCTAAAAGGAAATCAGCAGGGGCAAAGAAGGCCAAGTCTCCCAGCAAGGCTAAGAAACCGAGAGCAAGAAAGGCGAAGACCACCAAGGCAGCGAAGCCCAAGGTGGCCAAGCGCAGAGCTACCAGAGCTAATGTTGCCGCGGCGCAGTGA
- the tspan36 gene encoding tetraspanin 36, which yields MDCGIITSKSILLLLSLIFWAAGCALAYVGSYVLKSYNNFDNFFEDKYTLIPAAIIIGVAVVMFIIGIVGCCATLRESKLGLGFFFIILLVILAAEVTAFVFGFIYRGKIKGDLEKTMTDVFQKYDGQNSETRAVDYLQTQLQCCGVQNYTDWARTTWYSSHNNTVPTSCCRANSTGCTGRPDQPDLLYTQGCEAKLDQLLQDVLSYAMLVILAFAIIKFFGILSVCVITCRRNRNDYQPLYA from the exons ATGGATTGTGGAATCATAACGTCGAAGTCTATTCTCTTGCTCCTGAGTTTAATTTTTTGG GCTGCAGGGTGCGCCCTTGCCTACGTGGGCTCCTATGTCCTGAAGAGCTACAACAACTTCGACAACTTCTTTGAAGACAAGTACACCCTCATCCCCGCCGCCATCATCATCGGCGTCGCCGTGGTGATGTTCATCATCGGGATTGTGGGGTGCTGTGCCACCCTGAGGGAGTCCAAACTTGGCCTGGGATTT TTTTTCATTATCCTCCTGGTGATCCTGGCGGCAGAGGTAACTGCCTTTGTGTTTGGATTCATCTACAGAGGCAAG ATAAAGGGTGACCTGGAGAAGACGATGACCGACGTGTTCCAGAAGTACGACGGCCAGAACTCTGAAACTCGGGCAGTGGACTATCTGCAGacgcag ctgcagtgctGCGGGGTGCAGAACTACACCGACTGGGCCAGGACCACCTGGTACAGCTCTCACAACAACACGGTCCCCACGTCCTGCTGCAGGGCCAACAGCACGGGCTGCACCGGCCGCCCGGACCAGCCGGACCTGCTCTATACTCAG ggcTGTGAGGCCAAGTTGGACCAGCTCCTGCAGGATGTCCTGAGCTATGCGATGCTGGTCATTCTGGCATTCGCCATCATCAAG TTTTTCGGGATTCTCAGCGTGTGCGTGATCACCTGCAGAAGGAACCGGAACGATTACCAGCCGCTCTACGCCTAG